Proteins from one Apis cerana isolate GH-2021 linkage group LG11, AcerK_1.0, whole genome shotgun sequence genomic window:
- the LOC108001232 gene encoding alpha-1,3-mannosyl-glycoprotein 4-beta-N-acetylglucosaminyltransferase B: MMPHFVALTPIRRRCLIILSIVLVPCAILNLLSPSELHEETVLQNSIAELQAKLEHLHAKYVTSQEEINLLSHQLLQLIENNHILPDLQFLLNNVTSNVTNIKLPSIYNFLPHFLNDPNSLRPAFVQTKGRSGVSMVLGVPTVKREIQTYLMATLKNLLDRMNPMETADTLIIVLIAETDLEYVTYIAKQIEVQFPVEFEAGVIDVISPSISYYPDLSKLRDTLGDDHQRVIWRSKQNLDFAFLMSYAQTKGTFYVQLEDDILAKKNFITTMKSFALQKIATKENWFVLDFCQLGFIGKLFKCAELPWVIQFFLMFHNDKPVDWLLDHLVSTKVCSLDKDSKHCKMAKAELWVHYKPSLFQHIGTHSSLKGKVQKLKDKQFGKITLYYAHENPEAIVETQIKPYKQYTLQKAYKGESFFWGLLPQPGDHLKFKFSHPIFIKRYLFRSGNPEHPSDRFYNTTVEIFTKISAFMNRNNNDITEDGYIIIGKFDALGIAQGTVDPKLGKISILRLTVHSESENWAILSEIHIVEDHPS; this comes from the exons ATGATGCCTCATTTTGTAGCTCTGACACCCATAAGAAGAAGATGTTTAATCATACTTTCAATAGTATTAGTACCATGCGCCATTCTAAATCTTTTATCACCATCAGAGTTGCATGAAGAAACAGTTTTGCAAAATAGTATTGCAGAATTACAAGCTAAATTGGAACATTTACATGCTAAATATGTTACAAgtcaagaagaaataaatttattgtcacATCAATTATTGCAACTAATAGAAAACAATCACATTTTGCCAGATCTTCAATTTCTACTTAACAATGTTACATCAAATGTgaccaatataaaattaccatcaatatataattttcttcctcattttttaaatgatcctAATAGTCTACGACCAGCATTTGTACAGACTAAAGGCCGTAGTGGAGTTAGTATGGTCCTAGGTGTTCCAACAGTTAAAAGAGAAATACAGACTTATTTAATGGCTACACTTAAGAATTTATTGGATCGTATGAATCCTATGGAAACAGCAGATACTTTAATTATTGTGTTAATTGCTGAA acAGATTTGGAATATGTAACATATATTGCAAAACAAATTGAAGTTCa attTCCAGTTGAATTTGAGGCTGGTGTAATTGATGTGATATCCCCATCTATATCTTATTATCCAGATTTATCTAAATTACGTGATACTTTAGGTGATGATCATCAAAGAGTAATTTGGAGATCAAagcaaaatttagattttgcaTTTCTTATGTCATATGCTCAGACAAAAGGAACATTTTATGTACAATTAGAAGATGACATATTagccaaaaaaaattttataacaacaatgaaatcttttgcattacaaaaaattgcaACTAAAGAAAATTGGTTTGTTTTGGATTTTTGTCAATTGGGATTTATTG gaaaattatttaaatgtgcaGAATTGCCATGggtgattcaattttttttaatgtttcataaTGATAAACCAGTTGATTGGTTATTAGATCATTTAGTATCAACTAAAGTTTGTAGTCTTGATAAAGATAGT aaacATTGTAAAATGGCTAAAGCAGAATTATGGGTTCACTATAAACCTTCTCTTTTTCAACATATAGGAACACATTCTTCATTAAAAGGAaaagtacaaaaattaaag GATAaacaatttggaaaaataacattatattatgcacATGAAAATCCAGAAGCAATAGTAGAAACACAAATCAAACCATACAAACAATATACATTACAAAAGGCCTATAAAGgtgaatcatttttttggGGTCTTTTGCCACAACCTGgagatcatttaaaatttaaattttctcatcctatttttataaaaag gtACTTATTTAGAAGTGGCAATCCTGAACATCCATCtgatagattttataatactacagtagaaatatttacaaaaatatctgcatttatgaatagaaataataatgatattacagAGGatggttatattattatag gGAAATTTGATGCACTTGGGATTGCTCAAGGAACAGTAGATCCAAAGTtaggaaaaatatcaatacttCGTTTAACTGTACACAGTGAAAGTGAAAATTGGGCCATTTTATCGGAg ATTCACATAGTTGAAGATCATCCTAGTTGA
- the LOC108001250 gene encoding methyl farnesoate epoxidase — MFSMMILCIILLLLLLYLGLQKPKGYPPGPKWWPILGCALEFSSLRKKNHYLFKTFSVLSKKYGPIIGMKIGINHVVVLNDYESIKSMLSNEDCDGRPIGILYDKRTGGINRGLLLVDGNLWNEQRKFVLKHLRDFGFGRQSMMSIIIEESQSLVEYIKKLINDEHNIQINKSKIYCNNNEFNDGQIYKLVKKNKKDETKLINNYIINEKELKASDLYMNANEYTENNMTQSQSGTIISMHNIFGITVLNSLWKMLTGKRYNIDDKQLIYFQRILSVILNEIDMLGAPFSHFPLLRFIAPEISGYKSFVKIHEELWKFFKDEVNNHKNTFNLDSPGNLIDIYLTILNSENYGKTFSEPQLIAICEDLFMAGSETTSKVLGFCFLYLVLFPHVQKKAHEEIDRVIGRNKLPTAEDKAKMTYMNAIVLESLRMFVGRSLNLPHRVQKDTKISGYKIPKNTIIITNFNGILMDESWGDPENFRPERFIDGSGNIVTPSRFLPFSAGKHRCMGENLAKTNIFIIATTLLQAFTFSEIPGEKPTIEHFIDGTTISPKPYRVHVSLRI, encoded by the exons ATGTTTTCCATGatgatattatgtataatactaCTATTATTGCTGCTATATCTTGGCTTGCAGAAACCGAAAGGATATCCTCCAg gtCCAAAATGGTGGCCAATTTTGGGCTGCGCCTTAGAATTCTCTAGTTTAcgcaaaaaaaatcattatttgttCAAAACTTTTTCTGTTTTGAGCAAGAAATATGGACCAATAATCGGaatgaaaattggaataaatcaTGTTGTGgtattaaatgattatgaaAGCATAAAATCGATGCTCTCTAATGAAGATTGTGATGGAAGACCAATTGGTATATTATATGACAAAAGAACAGGCGGCATTAATAGAg GATTACTCCTCGTTGATGGAAATTTATGGAATGAACAAAGAAAATTCGTATTGAAGCATCTCCGTGATTTCGGTTTTGGTCGACAAAGTATGATGTCAATAATAATAGAGGAGAGTCAATCACTCGttgaatacataaaaaaattaatcaatgatgaacataatattcaaattaacaaatctaaaatatattgtaataataatgaatttaatgatggacaaatatataaattagttaaaaagaacaaaaaagatgaaacaaagttaataaacaattacataatcaatgaaaaagaattaaaagctTCAGATTTATACATGAATGCTAATGaatatacagaaaataatatgacTCAATCTCAATCTGGGACGATAATTTCAATgcataatatttttggaattacgGTGCTTAATTCATTGTGGAAAATGCTAACTGGTAAAAG GTACAATATTGATGACAAgcagttaatttattttcaacggATTCTGTCAGTAATTCTTAATGAAATTGACATGTTAGGCGCACCATTTAGTCATTTTCCTTTATTAAGATTCATCGCACCAGAAATATCTGGGTACAaatcatttgtaaaaattcatgaagaactttggaaatttttcaaa GATGAAgtgaataatcataaaaatacttttaatttggACTCACCtggaaatttaatagatatatatctaACTATTTtgaattctgaaaattatgGCAAAACATTTTCAG AGCCTCAATTGATAGCCATTTGCGAGGACTTATTCATGGCAGGTTCAGAAACTACATCTAAAGTTCTTGGCTTTTGTTTCTTGTATTTAGTTCTGTTTCCACATGTCCAGAAGAAAGCACACGAAGAAATAGACAGAGTAATTGGACGCAATAAACTTCCAACTGCGGAAGACAAAGCAAA aatgacATATATGAATGCTATTGTCTTAGAATCTTTAAGGATGTTTGTAGGCCGATCCTTGAATCTACCCCATAGAGTACAAAAAGATACTAAAATATCAGGTTACAAAATaccaaaa aatacaataattataacaaatttcaatGGAATATTAATGGATGAATCATGGGGTGATCCCGAAAACTTTCGACCAGAAAGATTCATAGACGGAAGTGGTAACATTGTTACACCATCTAGATTTCTTCCATTTAGTGCAg GAAAACATCGCTGTATGGGGGAAAATTTAGCAAAAAccaacatatttattatagctaCTACATTGTTGCAAGCATTTACATTTTCCGAAATACCCGGGGAAAAACCAACAATAGAACATTTTATTGATGGAACTACTATTAGTCCTAAGCCATATAGAGTTCATGTttcattaagaatataa
- the LOC108001251 gene encoding methyltransferase-like protein 17, mitochondrial, with amino-acid sequence MSIKQIFLRYKQMRWYSTKQKMKIINSVNELISNNEFKHRQHPGIVKLKRVEQPSWLIKTIKNILHDVTISSKMINESSKKLAMHLNNRHPPPEKEDINLKLQEVQTRIYPHIHETQNLNKHDLLNNPKALKLFKSLIYNWSPISYNKYISLAYLISRSVPEYSVLYKIFNEIVNSDKKFIPKTLFDYGSGTGTVMWAASQFWYKSIKEYYCVDVSRDMNELSEYLIKNATKINRNYVFYRQFFPASPIPTYDIVVSAYSLLELPNQISRLETILKLWNKTERYLIIVEQGTNVGFKIVNEARDFILNYKKNACNVHVFSPCPHDAQCPRYVTDNTPCNFEVSYLTLPIGEKSEYKHERYSYVILKKDKRSEDDCKWPRIVRPVLKRSKHVICRICTASGELEEQIFTTWKNGKNTYRCARCSEWGDRLPFEKEKC; translated from the exons atgtcaataaaacaaatatttttgagatataaaCAAATGCGTTgg tactcaacaaaacaaaaaatgaaaattataaattctgtaaatgaattaatttcaaacaatgaaTTTAAACATAGACAACATCCAGGTATAGTAAAGCTTAAGAGAGTAGAACAACCTAGTTGgcttataaaaacaattaaaaatattttacatg atgtaacaatttcatcaaaaatgattaatgaaagTAGTAAAAAATTAGCAATGCATTTGAATAATAGACATCCTCCCccagaaaaagaagatattaatttaaaattacaagaagTGCAAACAAGAATATATCCACATATTCATGaaacacaaaatttaaataaacatgatTTACTTAATAATCCAAAAGCTCTTAAGCTTTTTAAAAGTCTTATATATAACTGGTCACCAatctcatataataaatacattagtTTAGCATATTTAATTAGTAGAAGTGTACCTGaatattctgttttatataaaatttttaatgaaattgttaatagtgataaaaagtttatacCAAAAACATTATTTGATTATGGTTCAGGAACTGGCACAGTTATgtg ggCAGCCTCACAATTTTGGTATAAATCTATCAAGGAATATTATTGTGTTGATGTTTCTCGAGATATGAATGAATTGTCTGAATATCTCATAAAAAATgctacaaaaattaatagaaattatgttTTCTATCGACAATTTTTTCCTGCATCTCCAATT ccaACTTATGATATTGTAGTAAGTGCATATTCTTTATTAGAATTACCAAACCAAATATCTCGtcttgaaacaattttaaaattatggaataaaacagaacgatatttaattattgtagaaCAAGGAACAAATGTAGGATTTAAA atagtTAATGAAGCTCGAGATTTcatacttaattataaaaagaatgctTGTAATGTACATGTATTTTCACCt tGTCCTCACGATGCTCAATGCCCTAGATATGTGACAGATAATACTCCTTGCAATTTTGAAGTTTCATATTTAACATTACCTATTGGTGAAAAATCTGAGTATAAACATGAACGTTATTCATATGTAATACTTAAAAAAG ataaacgTTCCGAAGATGATTGTAAATGGCCACGAATTGTCAGACCAGTATTAAAACGATCTAAACATGTTATATGCCGTATATGTACAGCTTCCGGAGAATTAGAAGAACAAATTTTCACAACATGGAAAAACGGaaa aaatacatATCGTTGTGCTAGATGTAGTGAATGGGGTGATCGTCTaccttttgaaaaagaaaaatgttag